The following proteins are co-located in the Festucalex cinctus isolate MCC-2025b chromosome 15, RoL_Fcin_1.0, whole genome shotgun sequence genome:
- the esm1 gene encoding LOW QUALITY PROTEIN: endothelial cell-specific molecule 1 (The sequence of the model RefSeq protein was modified relative to this genomic sequence to represent the inferred CDS: inserted 1 base in 1 codon), producing the protein MLASSVLTPTRVPRRGAPPPXHSSLSSSSAPPSSSSSPAAMSLLLVTVALSSLLAHGAHGAGAQAWGSGVKYAVNCPDRCDAGRCGPTLGCARTVLDDCGCCRVCTAGRGEHCYRTVSGMHGVKCGPGLFCEFYKDEDDYGDEYGVCKDCHFGTYGMECRKTCSCKGGGLCDRETGACLTLRFFAKLVSKLKTEAQGGDEGSGEVQYSDQLAANISNASKRLNPR; encoded by the exons ATGCTCGCCTCCTCAGTCCTCACTCCCACTCGAGTCCCTCGCAGAGGCGCTCCTCCAC TGCACAGCAGCCTCTCATCATCATCGGCACCaccatcctcttcctcctcgccTGCAGCCATGTCTCTGCTGCTGGTCACGGTAGCGCTGTCCTCGTTGCTCGCCCACGGTGCCCATGGCGCCGGCGCCCAGGCGTGGGGCTCCGGCGTCAAGTACGCCGTCAACTGTCCGGACAGGTGCGACGCGGGGCGCTGCGGCCCCACTCTCGGCTGCGCGCGCACCGTGCTGGACGACTGCGGCTGCTGCCGGGTGTGCACCGCCGGCCGAGGGGAGCACTGTTACCGCACCGTGTCGGGCATGCACGGCGTCAAGTGCGGACCGGGCCTCTTCTGCGAGTTCTACAAGGACGAGGATGATTACGGGGATGAATATGGCGTGTGCAAAG ACTGCCACTTTGGCACCTATGGCATGGAGTGCCGTAAAACTTGCAGCTGCAAAGGCGGCGGCCTGTGTGACAGGGAGACAGGCGCATGTCTCACCCTTCGGTTCTTCGCCAAATTGGTCAGCAAGCTCAAAACGGAGGCTCAAGGTGGAGACGAGGGTTCGGGAGAGGTTCAGTACTCGGATCAACT